The Saccharopolyspora gregorii genomic interval ACCGGTTGCGGGACGGCCAGCAGCCGTTCGCAGTGCTCCACCAGCCGGTCCCGCAGCGGTGCGGCCCGCTCGGCGAACTCGCGCTGCGCGCGCACGTAGGCGGCGCGCCCTTCGGGTGTCTCCACCGCGACCGGCGGGTAGCCGAGGGCGGCGAGGTCGTAGGGGCTGGCGCGCATGTCCAGCTCGCGGATGTCCGCCGCCAGTTCGAAGCAGTCGGCGACGAGTTCGGCGGGCACCAGCGGATTCAGCTTGTAGGCCCACTTGAACAGGTCCATGTTGCCGTGCAGGCATCCCGGCTGCTCCAGGGCGACCTGGTCCTCGCGGGCCGGTTGCAGCGCGTTCAGCGGCCGCGCGGGCGGGGTGAAGAACCGGAACGCGTCGTGGTGGGTGCACTTGATGGGCATCGACTCGACGACCGCGTCGGTGCCCGCGTGCCCGAGCCGCAGCGGCCAGGACTCGTGCCGCACGTCGCCGGGGGAGGTGCGGTAGACCATCGCCCACTCGTGCAGCCCGAAGCAGCCCAGCTGCGGGCTGCGGGAGCGCACCGCGGTGAGCAGCCCGTGCACGAAGCGCACCGAGTCGCGGCGTTTCGCGGTGAGCACCGCCGGGTCCAGCGCCACGCCCTCGGGGACGCGCCGGTAGCCGCGGCGCTCCAGGAACTCGGCGCCGCCTTCGAGCGCGACGCCGAAACCGGGCTGCCAGCGCTCCAGCAGCGACGGGCGGTGCGAGTAGTAGGTGAACAGGAAGTCCATCACCGGGTGCTTCTCCCCGGCGCGCTGCCTGCGCCGGTGCGGTCCCGTCCAGCGCTCCACCCGCTCCCGGTGCGCGTTCGCGCGGTCCCGCCATTCCTGTTCGCCCAGCACTCGCATAGTGCCGCCAGGATAGGTCAGCCCTCGTCGGGGCCGGTCCGGCCGGGGCGCAGCTGCGCGATCAGCTCCCGCAGCCGCGGCGGGACCGGTGCCTTGGCGCCTTCCGGGTCGCGGCAGGCGAAGGTCATCCGGCCGTGGACGACGAGCTCGCCGTCCCGGGTGAACTCGAAGCCGAGGGTGTAGGAGGTGGTGCCTACCCGGTCCTGCACCACCTCGCAGGCCAGTTCGTCGAACACCCGCACCGGCGCCAGGTAGGTGGCCGCCGAGCGCACCCCGACCGTCCCGGTGCCCAGCTGCGCGGCCAGCTCCGCCGAGCGCAGCCCGCGGGCGTGCAGCCAGCTGCTGTAGGCCCGCTCCATCCACGGGTAGTAGATCGCGAAGTACGCGATGCCGAGCGCGTCGCAGTCCCCGTAGGACAGCCGGAAGCGCTGCACCTGGTCCACCGCCATCACCCTCCGATGTGGACGGACGCGGTGCCGGAGAGCACCGGATCGCCGCCGAGCACGTCGAGTCCGACCGCGCAGGACGCCACCAGGACACCGTCCTGTTCGGACACGCCGGTCACCGTGCCGTGCGCGCGCAACCGGTCCCCGGCGAACACCGCGCCGAGGTGGCGCAACCGCAGCTCCCGGATCCGGTGCGCCCCGCCCGCCCAGCGCGCCAGCATCGACACCACGTACGCCTGGTTCAGCGGCCCCTGGTTCACCACCCGGTCGCCGAGCCCGAGGGCGCGCACCGCGGCCGGGTCGAAGTGGATCGGGTTCGCGTCCCGCATCAGGGCGGCCATCGTCTTCATCTTCTCCGCGCTGACCGGGCCGACCTGGTGGTCGGGCAGCACGTCCCCTGGCCGCACGCCGCTCATCGGGGCCGCCGCGGGAACAGGATCGAGCTGGTGCAGGACGCGGCCGCCGACCCGTCCGGTTCGTGCAGGTCCAGCCGGTACTCGACCAGGTCGAACACGCCGGTGCGAGCGCCGCGCTTGCGCCGCGCCGACTCGATCCGGCCCCGCACCGCGTAGGTGGCGCCGACCCGCAGCGGGCGGTGCAGCACGGTGTGCACCTCCCCGGCCATCGGGCCGTCCGACTCGCGGGCGCCGAACCAGCCCCAGAACCGCTCCCAGCTCACCCCCATCGCCGAGGTCGCGGCGAGGAACGCGAACACCGGGCTGCCGGCCCCGTCCTCCGGATCGGCGAGCGCGCAGTCGTTGACCAGCCGCACCCACCACGGCTCCACGGTGAACTCCCCGCCGGGCAACTCGGTGCCGACGAGCTCGGCCAGCGCCGCCTCGTCGGGTACGGCTGAGGTCATGTCCGCTCCTGATCCGCCCAGTAGGGGGCGCGCAGCTCGCGCTTGATCACTTTTCCGGTCGGGGCCTTGGGCAGGCTCGCGACGAAGTCCACCGACTTCGGCTTCTGGTAGGACGGCAGCCGCTGCCGGGCGGTGGCGATGATCTCGGCTCCGGTGGCGGTGGTGCCGGGTTTGAGCACCACGACGGCCTTCACGTTCTCGCCCCACTCCGGATCAGGCAGCGTCCCCGTCGAGGAGGCCGTCGCGGCCCACCCCGCGGTGCTGGAGTGCGCGGTCATCGGCGTCCTGGATCAGCGAGCAGGGGAACGACTCCAGCGCGGCCCGCACCACCGAGGTGGGCATCGGCCCGCCGCCGTACTGGATGTTGCGCAGGCTGCGCAGGTCGTAGCGGTCGAACCCCGGCACCGCGAGCATCCAGTTCAGCATCGTGGTGATGCCGAGGAACGCCGAGACCCGCTCCTGCTCGATGACCCGCAGCGCCTGCTCGGCCGCGAAGTCCACCAGCACCAGCGGACAGCCGTGCCGCAGGTAGTTCATCGCCAGCACGATCGGGATGTGGAACATCTGCCCGGTCATCAGGTACACGTCACCGGGCACGATGCGCTCGGCGACGGTCTGGTGCACGCCGCCCGCCTCGGCGCTGCGGTGGGTGTGCAGCGCGCCCTTGCTGCGGCCGGTGGTGCCGCCGGTGTGGAGGATGAAGAACGGGTCGTGGTCGCCGACGTGCTCGCTACCGGGCGGTTCGGCGGCGGAGGCGGCGGCCAGCAGCTCCTCGTAGCCGCCGTCACCGCCGAACTCCAGCCAGTGGGCCAGGTCGCAGGTCCGCCGCAGCTCCGCGGCCTGCGCGGACCACTCGGCGGCGGTGATCAGCGCCCGCGGCGTCGCGTCCCGCAGCAGCCGGGCCAGCTCCGCGGTGTCGAGCCGCCAGTTCAGCGGTTGCAGCACCAGCCCGGCCCGGCCGCAGGCGAAGTACAGCTCCAGCAGCTCCACCCGGTTCCGGGACAGCGCCGCCACCCGGTCGCCGCGGCGCAACCCGAGCCCGAGCAGTCCGTTGGCGAGCCGCCGCACCCGCTCGTCCAGCTCGGCCCAGCGCACCCGCCGTCCGGTCGGCACGTCGTGCACGGCGAGCGCGCGCGGCGCCAGCGCCGCCCACTTCGCCGGGATGAGGCCCAGGTTGAGCGTCACGAGAACGGCAGGTCCAGCTCGACCCGCAGGTCGCTGATCCGCCAGCCCCCGGATCCGTCCGGCGCTCCGCGCAGCTCGGCGAGGTAGCGGCCGGTGGTGACCGCGCGCAGCGCGCCGTCCGCCACCGCGAACAGGGTCAGGTAGCTGCGCGCCCGGGCCCGGTCACCGGCGTGCTCCAGCACCAGGTTGCTCAGCACGTGCCTGCGCCGGTCCCGCTGCGAACCCGCCGTTCCCCGGACCAGCTCGACGATGGCGTCGCGGCCGCGGACCGGGCCCGTCACCGCGCCGTCCGCCACGTGCACCGACAGCTCGGCGTCGGCGGTGAAGCAGTCCGCGAGCAGCTCCAGATCGCCCTCGTCGTAGCCGAGCGCGTAGCGCGCCAGCACGTCCTCGACGGCGGAGCGGACCGCCGCGCTCACCGGACGCCGACCCCGGCGTCGACGGGGAACGCCGCGCCGGTCACGAACCGCGCCTCGTCGCCCGCGAGGAACGCGACCGCGTCGCTGACGTCGGACTCGCGCACCCACGGCGTCGGCAGCACGTGCATCGCCCGCATCGCCGGTTCCGCGTTCTCCAGCGTCGGTTCCGCGCCGGGCGGGCTGAACATCCCGTAGAAGGTCGGGTGCTGGATCATCGGCGTGCTCACGTTCGTCGGGTGGATCGTGTTGACCCGGATGCCGTGCTCGCCGAGCTCACCGGCGAGGCTCTGCATCAACCCGACCACGCCCTGCTTGGCGGCCGAGTAGTGCGCCAGCCCGCCGCGGCCCTTCAACCCGGCGACCGAGGAGATGAGCAGCAGGCAGCCGCCGTCGCCCTGCTCGATCATCGTCGGGATCGCGGCCTTCGCGGTGTGGAAGACCCCGGTGAGGTTCACGTCGATCATGTCCTGCCACTGCTCGGCGGTCAGCTCCCAGCTGCGGCCGAAGGAGACGATGCCCGCGTTGGCGATGACGACGTCGACCCTGCCGAGCTCGGCCACGCCCGAGTCGAACGCGGCCTGCAGCCCGTCGAAGTCGCGCACGTCGGCGATCCGGGCCACCGCGCGCCTGCCCAGCTCCTCGACGCGGCGGGCGGTCTCGGCCAGGTCGTGCTCGGTGGGCATCGAGTAGACCGGCGCGACCGAGTCGATCTCGGCGCACCGGTCGACGGCGATGACGTCGGCGCCCTCGGCGGCCAGCCGCAGCGCGTGGGAACGTCCCTGCCCCCGCGCCGCCCCGGTGATGAACGCGACCTTGCCGGCCATCCGATCGGCCATCCGTCCGCCCTTCTTCGCGCGCCCCGCGGCGCGCGGTGCGCGTGCTGCCGGGAGCCCGCGGCCCCGGTCCGGAGCCCCGGCTCCGTAGCGGAGTATGGCCGTGCCGATCTTGCTGTCAAGGCACCGGAAACCGCTCCTGAGCAGCCCCCGCGGCCCGCGCCGGACCGGTTGCCGGGGCCGTTCGCTGCGCAGTTGGGGCGATCGCGCACGGTGTTGCGGGCATCACCGCGCGTGCCCGGAAGTCGCGAATTCACGCGTTCGGCGCAGGATGGCACCGCCGCGCTCGTCACCCGTTCGGCGGAGACCGGGCGGGAGGACGGCGACGCGGGCCGCCCCCGAGGGGACGACCCGCGTCGATCGAGCTCCGCGCCGGTCAGGCGGTGACGTGCGTGCCGTCCCGGACGGTGCCCACGTACTCCTCCACCAGGTCCTCCAACGCGACCACGCCGTGCGAGGCGCCGTCCGAATCGACCGCGACCGCCAGGTGGCTGCGCGCCCGCCGCAGCGAGGTCAGCGCCTGGTCCAGCCGGGCCGTCACCGGAACCGACGGCAACCTGCGGATGCGGGTGGACGCGATCGGGGTGGACGGTTCGCCGCCGGCCTGGTCCAGCACGTCCTTCACGTGCAGGTAGCCGAGCAGCTCGCCGGAGTCCGCGCGCACCGGGAAGCGGGAGAACCCGGTGCTGGAGACCGCGTGCTCCACGTCGCCCAGCGTCGGCGCACCGGGCAGGCTGGTCACCTGGTCCAGCGGCACCAGCACGTCGGCGACGGTGTGCTCCACCGAGGACAGCGTCTGCGCGAGCCTGCGGTGCTCGGACTGCTCCAGCAGCCCCTCCCGCCGCGACTCCACCAGCAGCTCGGCCAGCTCGGAGGACGTGTACGCCGTGTCCAGCTCGTCCTTCGGCTCCACCTTCAGCGCCTTGAGCACGCCGTTCGCCATCATGTTGAACAGCGCGATCAGCGGCCGCGCCAGCTTCACGAACGCCACCAGCGCGGGCACCAGCCACAGCGCGAGCCGCTCCGGGTCCGCCAGCGCCAGGTTCTTCGGCACCATCTCGCCGACCAGCACGTGCAGCACCACCACGATCGCCAGCGCGATCGTGAAGCCCAGCGCGTGCACCACGGGCGCGGGCACCGAGAACGGCTGGATGAGCAGCTCCAGCCGGTGCGCCACGGCCGGTTCGCCGAGCCGGCCCAGGCCCAGCGAGCACAGCGTGATGCCCAGCTGGGCGCTGGTGAGCATCAGCGAACCCTCCTGGCTCGCCTTGATCACGGTGCGGGCCCGGCTCACGCCCTGGTCAAGCAGCGCCTCCAGCCGGTCCCGGCGGGAGGACAGCAGCGAGAACTCCGCGCCCACGAAGAACGCGTTGAGCAGCAGCAGCAGGACGCCGAGCAGGATCGCCACGGTGTCGCTCATCGGGTCC includes:
- a CDS encoding class I adenylate-forming enzyme family protein, with the protein product MTLNLGLIPAKWAALAPRALAVHDVPTGRRVRWAELDERVRRLANGLLGLGLRRGDRVAALSRNRVELLELYFACGRAGLVLQPLNWRLDTAELARLLRDATPRALITAAEWSAQAAELRRTCDLAHWLEFGGDGGYEELLAAASAAEPPGSEHVGDHDPFFILHTGGTTGRSKGALHTHRSAEAGGVHQTVAERIVPGDVYLMTGQMFHIPIVLAMNYLRHGCPLVLVDFAAEQALRVIEQERVSAFLGITTMLNWMLAVPGFDRYDLRSLRNIQYGGGPMPTSVVRAALESFPCSLIQDADDRALQHRGVGRDGLLDGDAA
- a CDS encoding MaoC family dehydratase, with protein sequence MSGVRPGDVLPDHQVGPVSAEKMKTMAALMRDANPIHFDPAAVRALGLGDRVVNQGPLNQAYVVSMLARWAGGAHRIRELRLRHLGAVFAGDRLRAHGTVTGVSEQDGVLVASCAVGLDVLGGDPVLSGTASVHIGG
- a CDS encoding acyl-CoA thioesterase; translated protein: MDQVQRFRLSYGDCDALGIAYFAIYYPWMERAYSSWLHARGLRSAELAAQLGTGTVGVRSAATYLAPVRVFDELACEVVQDRVGTTSYTLGFEFTRDGELVVHGRMTFACRDPEGAKAPVPPRLRELIAQLRPGRTGPDEG
- a CDS encoding 3-methyladenine DNA glycosylase, whose protein sequence is MRVLGEQEWRDRANAHRERVERWTGPHRRRQRAGEKHPVMDFLFTYYSHRPSLLERWQPGFGVALEGGAEFLERRGYRRVPEGVALDPAVLTAKRRDSVRFVHGLLTAVRSRSPQLGCFGLHEWAMVYRTSPGDVRHESWPLRLGHAGTDAVVESMPIKCTHHDAFRFFTPPARPLNALQPAREDQVALEQPGCLHGNMDLFKWAYKLNPLVPAELVADCFELAADIRELDMRASPYDLAALGYPPVAVETPEGRAAYVRAQREFAERAAPLRDRLVEHCERLLAVPQPVA
- a CDS encoding mycofactocin-coupled SDR family oxidoreductase — translated: MADRMAGKVAFITGAARGQGRSHALRLAAEGADVIAVDRCAEIDSVAPVYSMPTEHDLAETARRVEELGRRAVARIADVRDFDGLQAAFDSGVAELGRVDVVIANAGIVSFGRSWELTAEQWQDMIDVNLTGVFHTAKAAIPTMIEQGDGGCLLLISSVAGLKGRGGLAHYSAAKQGVVGLMQSLAGELGEHGIRVNTIHPTNVSTPMIQHPTFYGMFSPPGAEPTLENAEPAMRAMHVLPTPWVRESDVSDAVAFLAGDEARFVTGAAFPVDAGVGVR
- a CDS encoding nuclear transport factor 2 family protein; translated protein: MSAAVRSAVEDVLARYALGYDEGDLELLADCFTADAELSVHVADGAVTGPVRGRDAIVELVRGTAGSQRDRRRHVLSNLVLEHAGDRARARSYLTLFAVADGALRAVTTGRYLAELRGAPDGSGGWRISDLRVELDLPFS
- a CDS encoding AMP-binding enzyme: MTAHSSTAGWAATASSTGTLPDPEWGENVKAVVVLKPGTTATGAEIIATARQRLPSYQKPKSVDFVASLPKAPTGKVIKRELRAPYWADQERT
- a CDS encoding hemolysin family protein gives rise to the protein MSDTVAILLGVLLLLLNAFFVGAEFSLLSSRRDRLEALLDQGVSRARTVIKASQEGSLMLTSAQLGITLCSLGLGRLGEPAVAHRLELLIQPFSVPAPVVHALGFTIALAIVVVLHVLVGEMVPKNLALADPERLALWLVPALVAFVKLARPLIALFNMMANGVLKALKVEPKDELDTAYTSSELAELLVESRREGLLEQSEHRRLAQTLSSVEHTVADVLVPLDQVTSLPGAPTLGDVEHAVSSTGFSRFPVRADSGELLGYLHVKDVLDQAGGEPSTPIASTRIRRLPSVPVTARLDQALTSLRRARSHLAVAVDSDGASHGVVALEDLVEEYVGTVRDGTHVTA